A genomic window from Gemmatimonadaceae bacterium includes:
- a CDS encoding serine/threonine-protein kinase yields MSALKVCPQCGAEYPANARFCEIDGTALRSATPTSDLVGSIVADRYHVLQKLGEGGMGQVYLAEHVKMGRKLALKVMHPGMKADVDAIARFNREAANASRIAHGNVAAVYDFGETPDGIIYLAMEYVEGPPLTKVIEEQGALPPKRAAEIVRQAADALAVAHDMGIVHRDLKPDNIMIARNRDKSDCVKVVDFGIAKAAGNDAQKVTKTGLVVGTPEYMSPEQLAGDKLDGRSDIYSLALVAFNMLTGKLPFPGESAQDSMIMRLTDKPKPLAEMKPEMSWPAEVQAVMDKALERDVNQRYQQATQFGLALWNAVDRMPETQAMEVGTMVMGQIPPTRVSTAADSGSSAPPGAPAGPVTHGAADSKKSNKVPMMVGAAVVVAGIGFAAMKLGGGGSTAQPQSSPPVADSSASATKQAGAPTTPAAPAATKSAPPAAHSDARLRQLMEDATDSTKSAAVLRAIARIPLSTRLDTVMAGIATYNAYVYGKNVDDKKACDALKSIEGASVGTEFEVNVKHKLAPGAACAD; encoded by the coding sequence GTGAGCGCATTGAAAGTCTGTCCGCAGTGCGGGGCCGAGTATCCCGCCAACGCGCGCTTCTGTGAGATCGATGGAACGGCGTTGCGAAGCGCAACGCCGACGTCGGATCTCGTGGGATCAATAGTAGCAGATCGCTACCATGTCCTGCAGAAGCTCGGCGAAGGCGGCATGGGCCAGGTCTATCTGGCCGAACACGTGAAGATGGGGCGGAAGCTGGCGCTCAAGGTGATGCATCCCGGCATGAAGGCCGACGTCGATGCCATCGCGCGCTTCAACCGCGAAGCCGCCAACGCCAGCCGCATCGCGCACGGAAACGTCGCCGCGGTCTACGACTTCGGCGAGACGCCCGACGGCATCATCTATCTGGCGATGGAATACGTGGAGGGCCCGCCGCTCACGAAGGTCATCGAGGAGCAGGGCGCGCTGCCGCCCAAACGCGCCGCCGAGATCGTGCGGCAGGCCGCCGACGCGCTCGCGGTCGCGCACGATATGGGCATCGTGCATCGCGATCTCAAGCCCGACAACATCATGATCGCAAGGAATCGTGATAAGTCGGATTGCGTGAAGGTCGTGGACTTCGGCATCGCGAAAGCGGCGGGCAACGACGCGCAGAAGGTGACGAAGACCGGCCTCGTCGTCGGCACGCCAGAGTACATGAGCCCCGAGCAGCTCGCCGGTGACAAGCTCGACGGACGCAGCGACATCTATTCGCTCGCGCTGGTCGCGTTCAACATGCTCACAGGCAAGCTGCCCTTCCCCGGCGAGTCGGCGCAGGATTCGATGATCATGCGCCTGACGGACAAGCCGAAGCCGCTGGCCGAGATGAAGCCGGAAATGAGTTGGCCGGCCGAAGTGCAGGCGGTGATGGACAAGGCACTCGAGCGCGACGTCAATCAGCGGTATCAGCAGGCGACGCAGTTCGGCCTGGCGTTGTGGAACGCGGTCGACCGCATGCCCGAGACACAGGCGATGGAAGTCGGCACGATGGTGATGGGCCAGATCCCGCCGACCCGTGTGTCCACGGCGGCTGATTCGGGTTCGTCCGCGCCGCCTGGTGCGCCGGCGGGCCCTGTGACCCACGGCGCTGCGGATTCAAAGAAGTCGAACAAGGTTCCCATGATGGTTGGCGCGGCGGTGGTGGTGGCCGGCATTGGGTTCGCGGCGATGAAGCTCGGCGGCGGCGGCTCGACGGCGCAGCCGCAGTCTTCGCCGCCGGTGGCCGATTCGTCGGCGAGCGCGACGAAACAAGCCGGGGCTCCGACGACGCCCGCCGCGCCCGCAGCGACCAAGTCGGCGCCGCCGGCCGCGCACTCAGATGCGCGGCTCAGACAATTGATGGAAGATGCGACAGACTCAACGAAGTCAGCCGCGGTGTTGCGCGCCATTGCGCGCATTCCGCTCAGCACGCGGCTCGACACGGTGATGGCCGGAATCGCCACCTACAACGCCTACGTGTACGGCAAGAATGTGGATGACAAGAAGGCATGCGATGCGCTCAAGAGCATCGAGGGTGCGTCGGTCGGTACTGAGTTCGAGGTAAACGTGAAGCACAAACTCGCCCCCGGCGCAGCATGCGCGGATTAG
- a CDS encoding FHA domain-containing protein codes for MTSCAFCGRENELESRFCIDCGKPMNPSAARVGPAYVPHPTGGQPQPVSASVGTAATAASAGAASASPFVPPTRVSESANSPTPARKCPRCGESTTGGLPFCGYCGTLVGRRVSVQMASTDTAGAGTAVFGANRMLPGPKLALLGESGEATQSYTLDRGEAVIGRGDADIKFENDHFMSPLHARFELRDGQLCLRDLGSRNGTWVFIDQPTKLTDCDLLLIGSQVIRFRRLGYPGPHPPEADSTRRMGSAVPTVDIAVLEQLRADGSVRDVFHLSPGRSIEIGREAGDWLFPYDSTMSGKHADVRSEDSEFFVHDANSRNGVAMSVRGERSVKKGQRILVGDQILRVESV; via the coding sequence GTGACGTCCTGCGCCTTCTGCGGACGGGAGAACGAGCTCGAGTCGCGGTTCTGCATCGACTGCGGGAAGCCGATGAACCCGTCCGCCGCACGCGTTGGTCCAGCCTACGTGCCCCACCCTACAGGTGGCCAACCGCAGCCCGTCAGCGCATCTGTTGGTACCGCCGCTACTGCTGCTTCGGCCGGCGCAGCGAGTGCGTCGCCGTTCGTGCCGCCCACTCGCGTGAGCGAGTCCGCGAACAGTCCCACGCCCGCGCGCAAATGTCCGCGCTGCGGAGAGTCGACGACCGGCGGCCTCCCGTTCTGCGGCTACTGCGGCACCCTCGTCGGACGCCGCGTATCGGTCCAGATGGCGAGCACCGACACCGCCGGCGCCGGCACCGCGGTCTTCGGCGCCAACCGCATGCTCCCCGGGCCCAAGCTCGCCCTCCTCGGCGAGTCCGGCGAGGCGACGCAATCGTATACGCTCGACCGCGGCGAAGCGGTGATAGGACGCGGCGACGCCGACATCAAATTCGAGAACGATCATTTCATGTCGCCGCTGCACGCTCGCTTCGAGCTGCGCGATGGGCAGTTGTGCCTGCGCGATCTGGGATCGCGCAACGGAACGTGGGTATTCATCGATCAGCCGACGAAGCTGACCGATTGCGATTTGCTCTTGATCGGCTCGCAGGTGATTCGCTTTCGGCGGTTGGGCTATCCGGGTCCGCATCCGCCGGAGGCCGACTCGACACGCCGCATGGGCTCCGCGGTGCCGACGGTCGACATCGCGGTGCTCGAGCAGCTGCGCGCCGACGGCAGCGTACGTGACGTGTTCCATCTCTCACCGGGGCGCTCGATCGAGATCGGGCGTGAAGCCGGCGACTGGCTCTTTCCGTATGATTCAACGATGAGCGGCAAACACGCGGACGTGCGGTCCGAGGACAGCGAGTTCTTCGTGCACGACGCCAACAGCCGCAACGGCGTGGCGATGAGCGTGCGCGGCGAACGGTCGGTGAAGAAGGGCCAGCGCATTCTCGTCGGCGATCAGATCCTGCGGGTGGAGTCGGTGTGA
- a CDS encoding N-acetylmuramoyl-L-alanine amidase, protein MRKRIITSVGFIAFAALVLLFAACHSTPAPPATASPSPPTPPLAPPTIPTFQRGITPRAAPPLPAIPLVEGPLAPHLVYPSANSTIPVRDSNFIFGSVGNGHATLTINGANVRVAPNGTFLAFLPVPPPTAPRYDLVARVGTDSARLSVPVNVPRARPDLSLTGRLVVDSSSASPRGVTLALRDSEPVRVSIRAPTNASAWVTAGGATMPLVDVEGNTFATDVPASALRNGGTLYVERDRDTVRFALSHVASPPRRTTLVSLGDASAQRDTDAYVIGRSTPAGTYKWMFVPGTIVEETGRSGDNVRVRLDSRLEVWVDSASVRSLATGYPMPHRTVGAMAFVPSAEWVDLVMPVSSPPPYLIEQELNRITLTLYGTQATPDIIKFLGNDSLVRMINWVPEESDRVRLTLELTAQPYGYLVLFDPARGFVLRLRRAPRINLAHPLEGLTITVDPGHPPGGAIGPTGYTEAQGVLAVGMKLRDILEQRGARVVMTRTDMNAVDLHLRSVIARRANSHLLVSVHENAFGEGIDPFPNVGTSTLFFHPQSEPLARLVQQGMMNQMGLRDLGIHYQNIAIGRTMWMPAIITEGLFLMVPEQENAAKDPGFQERYARGVADGIEAYFRSLGQR, encoded by the coding sequence ATGCGGAAACGGATCATCACATCGGTCGGATTCATCGCGTTCGCTGCGCTCGTGCTGCTCTTCGCCGCCTGCCATTCGACGCCCGCGCCACCCGCCACGGCAAGTCCAAGCCCGCCGACGCCGCCGCTCGCTCCACCAACGATTCCCACGTTCCAGCGAGGCATCACGCCGCGCGCCGCGCCGCCGCTCCCCGCCATTCCGCTCGTTGAAGGTCCGCTCGCGCCGCACCTCGTCTATCCGTCGGCCAACAGCACCATCCCCGTCCGCGATTCGAACTTCATCTTCGGCTCGGTCGGCAACGGCCACGCGACGCTGACGATCAACGGCGCGAACGTTCGCGTTGCACCGAACGGGACGTTCCTCGCATTTCTTCCCGTTCCGCCGCCCACCGCGCCGCGCTACGACCTCGTCGCCCGCGTCGGCACCGACAGCGCGCGATTGAGCGTGCCGGTGAACGTGCCGCGCGCGCGCCCCGATCTCTCGCTCACCGGCCGCCTCGTCGTCGATTCGTCGAGCGCGTCGCCGCGCGGCGTCACGCTCGCGTTGCGCGATAGTGAGCCGGTGCGCGTGAGCATTCGCGCGCCAACCAATGCGAGCGCGTGGGTCACGGCCGGCGGCGCGACGATGCCGCTCGTCGACGTCGAAGGCAACACGTTCGCGACGGACGTTCCCGCATCGGCGCTTCGCAACGGCGGTACGCTGTACGTCGAGCGCGATCGCGACACGGTGCGCTTCGCGCTCTCGCACGTCGCATCGCCTCCGCGCCGGACGACGCTCGTTTCGCTCGGCGACGCGTCCGCGCAGCGCGATACGGACGCATACGTCATCGGCCGCTCGACGCCCGCCGGGACGTACAAATGGATGTTCGTGCCGGGCACGATCGTCGAGGAGACGGGCCGCAGCGGCGACAACGTGCGCGTGCGTCTCGATTCGCGTCTCGAGGTCTGGGTGGACTCGGCGAGCGTGCGTTCGCTCGCGACGGGTTATCCGATGCCGCATCGCACCGTCGGCGCGATGGCCTTCGTTCCGTCGGCGGAGTGGGTGGATCTCGTGATGCCGGTGTCGTCGCCGCCGCCGTATCTCATCGAGCAGGAGCTGAATCGGATCACGCTCACGCTCTACGGCACGCAGGCCACGCCGGACATCATCAAGTTCCTGGGCAACGATTCGCTGGTGCGCATGATCAACTGGGTGCCGGAGGAGTCCGATCGCGTTCGACTGACGCTCGAATTAACCGCGCAGCCGTACGGTTACCTCGTGTTGTTCGATCCCGCGCGCGGCTTCGTGCTGCGATTGCGCCGCGCGCCGCGGATCAACCTGGCGCATCCGCTGGAGGGATTGACGATCACGGTCGATCCCGGCCATCCGCCCGGTGGCGCGATCGGTCCCACAGGCTATACTGAAGCGCAGGGTGTGCTCGCGGTGGGGATGAAGCTCCGCGACATCCTGGAGCAGCGCGGCGCGCGGGTCGTGATGACGCGGACGGACATGAACGCCGTCGACCTGCACCTTCGGTCCGTGATTGCCCGCCGAGCGAACTCTCACCTGCTCGTGTCGGTTCATGAAAATGCGTTCGGCGAGGGGATCGATCCGTTCCCCAACGTCGGAACGAGCACGTTGTTCTTCCACCCGCAATCCGAGCCGCTCGCGCGGCTGGTGCAGCAAGGGATGATGAATCAAATGGGATTGCGGGATTTAGGGATTCATTATCAGAATATTGCAATAGGACGAACCATGTGGATGCCCGCCATCATCACGGAAGGGTTGTTTCTGATGGTGCCCGAGCAGGAAAATGCGGCGAAGGATCCGGGGTTTCAGGAGCGGTATGCGCGTGGGGTCGCGGATGGGATCGAGGCATACTTCAGAAGCCTTGGACAGCGATGA